One part of the Glycine max cultivar Williams 82 chromosome 14, Glycine_max_v4.0, whole genome shotgun sequence genome encodes these proteins:
- the LOC100807774 gene encoding uncharacterized protein: MDRSWMNASRIIEEYENGVEEFLLFAQNSGNPIEEMIRDLGQEGFEEAHAALYDNIEVDSKMPLYSGCISFTKLSAVLALVNLKARFGWSDKSFSELLMLLTNMLPADNVLPKNHYQAKKILCPVGMQYEKIHACCNDCILYRDDFAELDYCPVCGVSRYRPTNGDSTVLVSDADRRPAKVCWYLPIIPRFKRLFANGEDAKNLIWHANTRKSDGLMRHPADSPQWKAIDRLYPEFGVEPRNLRLGLATDGMNPFGTLTTNHSSWPVLLFIYNLPPWLCMKRKYVMLSMMIVGPRQPGNDIDVYLRPLIDDLRKLWDEGVDVWDANLQHAFKLRAMVFCTINDFPAYGNLSGYSVKGHHACPICEQNTSFRQLKHGKKTVYTRHRRFLKQYHPYRRLKKAFDGSQEHETAPNPLTGDEVYQQVKDVVNMFGKSQKKPSSTSNMWKKKSIFFDLPYWSDHDVRHCIDVMHVEKNVCDSLIGTLLNIKGKTKDGFKCRQDLVDMGIRQVLHPISKGNRTYLPPACYTMSTAEKRSFCECLRNIKVPQGYSSNIKSLVSVNELKLVGLKSHDCHVLMQQLLPVAIRGTLPEKVRVAISRLCFIFNAICAKVIDPKQLDAFEDEVVVVLCQMEMFFPPSFFDIMYIDSLKPVGVPASRHDQPIAGKGTRGYNVVTMTRHDVSQAHLYILNNTTEVFPYIEAHKKHVRDSHPKMNMMRVLQEHNKTFINWFRQTILADKSVSRRLTLLAIGPNLNVPTWKGYDINNYSFYTKSQDDKSSVQNSGVCVDAASEHFSSTSNNNPIRASMSYFGVIQEIWEVDYTSFRVPVFKCQWVNGTTGVFQDPLGFTLVDLSKVAYIDEPFIMAAQARQVFYVQDPCNSSLSVALQGRPSGMNYHNDESTLDIGQMSGFSKQLPSMNEADEVDDGHANRVDHDEGLWENIPTG, encoded by the exons atggatcgaagttggatgaacgcATCACGTATAATTGAAGAGTACGAGAATGGTGTTGAAGAGTTTTTGCTGTTTGCTCAAA ACAGCGGAAATCCTATAGAAGAAATGATTCGCGATCTTGGGCAAGAGGGGTTTGAAGAGGCACATGCAGCATTGTATGACAACATAGAAGTTGATTCAAAAATGCCTTTGTATTCCGGCTGCATATCTTTCACAAAATTGTCAGCTGTGTTAGCTCTGGTTAACTTGAAGGCTcgatttgggtggagtgacaagagTTTTAGTGAGTTGCTGATGTTGTTGACAAACATGCTTCCTGCTGATAACGTCTTGCCAAAGAATCACTACCAAGCAAAGAAGATTTTATGTCCAGTTGGGATGCAGTACGaaaaaattcatgcatgttgTAATGACTGCATTTTGTACAGAGATGATTTTGCTGAACTAGATTACTGCCCTGTGTGTGGGGTTTCTCGGTACAGACCGACCAACGGAGATTCTACTGTACTAGTCTCAGACGCCGACCGCCGTCCAGCAAAGGTGTGTTGGTATCTcccaataataccaaggtttaagcggtTGTTTGCTAATGGGGAAGATGCAAAGAACCTTATATGGCATGCAAATACCAGAAAATCAGATGGATTGATGCGACATCCTGCAGATAGCCCGCAATGGAAGGCAATTGATCGTTTGTATCCTGAATTTGGGGTCGAGCCTAGAAATTTAAGGCTTGGTCTTGCAACGGACGGAATGAACCCATTTGGAACCTTAACTACTAACCATAGCTCGTGGCCCGTTTTGCTGTTCATTTATAATCTCCCTCcgtggttgtgcatgaagcgaaagtaTGTTATGCTGAGTATGATGATAGTTGGTCCAAGACAACCAGGTAATGATATTGACGTATATCTAAGACCGTTAATTGACGATTTGCGAAAATTGTGGGATGAAGGGGTTGATGTATGGGACGCAAATTTGCAGCATGCTTTCAAGTTGCGTGCAATGGTTTTTTGTACCATCAATGACTTTCCAGCCTACGGAAATTTAAGTGGATATAGTGTCAAAGGACATCACGCATGTCCTATATGTGAGCAGAATACAAGTTTCCGCCAACTTAAACATGGAAAGAAGACTGTGTATACTAGGCATCGAAGATTTCTCAAACAGTATCATCCGTATCGACGATTGAAGAAGGCATTCGATGGAAGTCAAGAACATGAAACCGCGCCAAATCCATTAACTGGCGATGAAGTATATCAGCAGGTCAAGGATGTCGTAAATATGTTCGGCAAGTCCCAAAAAAAACCATCATCCACTTCAAACATGTGGAAAAAGAAGtctattttctttgatcttccgtactggtccgATCATGATGTTAGGCATTGTATAGACGTCATGCATgtcgagaaaaatgtttgtgattctTTAATTGGGACCCTCCTAAACattaaaggcaagacaaaggatggtttcAAGTGTCGTCAAGACTTGGTTGACATGGGTATACGTCAGGTGTTGCATCCTATCTCAAAAGGTAACAGGACATATCTGCCCCCAGCCTGTTACACAATGTCAACAGCTGAAAAGAGAAGTTTTTGTGAATGCTTGCGTAAtatcaaagtcccacaaggctACTCTTCAAACATCAAGAGTCTTGTGTCTGTGAATGAGCTTAAGTTGGTTGGCTTGAAATCACATGATTGTCATGTGTTAATGCAACAACTTTTGCCTGTTGCAATCCGCGGAACATTGCCTGAGAAGGTCCGTGTTGCAATCAGTCGcttgtgtttcatttttaatgcTATATGTGCCAAGGTCATTGACCCTAAACAGTTGGATGCTTTCGAAGATGAGGTTGTCGTTGTCCTTTGTCAAATGGAGATGTTTTTCcctccttcattttttgacattatG TACATTGACTCATTGAAACCTGTCGGTGTTCCTGCATCCCGGCATGACCAGCCAATAGCCGGCAAGGGTACTCGTGGATACAATGTTGTGACAATGACTAGACATGACGTGTCACAAgcacatttgtatatattaaacaaCACAACAGAGGTGTTTCCGTACATAGAGGCTcacaaaaaacatgttagagATAGTCACCCcaaaatgaacatgatgaggGTATTGCAAGAGCACAACAAAACTTTCATAAATTGGTTTAGACAAACAATACTTGCTGATAAAAGTGTTTCCAGACGACTGACATTGTTAGCCATTGGCCCAAATTTGAATGTCCCTACATGGAAGGGGTATGACATTAACAATTATTCATTCTACACAAAGTCCCAAGATGATAAAAGTTCGGTACAAAACAGTGGGGTCTGTGTTGATGCTGCTTCGGAGCACTTTTCCAGTACATCGAATAACAACCCCATTCGAGCATCCATGTCTTACTTTGGTGTCATTCAAGAAATTTGGGAGGTTGATTATACATCATTTAGAGTGCCTGTTTTTAAGTGTCAGTGGGTGAACGGGACAACGGGTGTGTTTCAAGATCCATTGGGATTTACTTTGGTAGACCTTAGTAAGGTGGCATATATAGACGAACCTTTCATTATGGCAGCACAAGCCAGACAAGTTTTCTATGTACAAGATCCATGTAATTCAAGTTTGTCTGTGGCTTTGCAAGGAAGACCAAGTGGAATGAATTACCATAATGATGAGTCAACCCTTGACATTGGTCAAATGTCtggtttttcaaaacaattgccTTCAATGAATGAAGCTGATGAAGTGGATGATGGACATGCAAATCGtgtagatcatgatgaaggtctATGGGAAAACATCCCTACAGGCTGA
- the LOC102668222 gene encoding uncharacterized protein produces the protein MAADFVEEIDSGHIHLFCNCTMTRRLWWEAVRWVNRVGPFSTDPKNHFLQFTQWNSKASINNRWKFMWLALSFFVWHHRNAMIFKNHPFDPEKVIDDTLFHTWSWLKCAEKDYTRDYTIHM, from the coding sequence ATGGCAGCTGACTTTGTAGAGGAGATTGATTCTGGTCATATACATCTTTTTTGCAACTGTACAATGACAAGGAGACTTTGGTGGGAGGCTGTGAGATGGGTTAATAGAGTGGGTCCTTTTTCCACAGACCCAAAGAACCACTTTTTGCAATTCACTCAATGGAACAGCAAAGCTAGTATAAACAACAGATGGAAATTTATGTGGTTAGCTCTATCCTTCTTCGTCTGGCATCATAGAAATGCTATGATTTTCAAGAACCATCCGTTTGATCCTGAAAAGGTTATCGATGATACCTTGTTCCACACTTGGTCTTGGTTAAAATGTGCAGAGAAGGACTACACCAGGGACTACACCATCCATATGTAG